ATTAATTTAACAAAACTGGTATTctatttgtttctttataatTGATATTTAAAGTTAatgcacacatattaaaaaaataaacatattaaaaatatcaattttataaatttatcttaaCTACATAAAATAGCATTGAGTAAAAttaatttaaccaaaaaatacGGTATTATTTAATTgttcataaatattaaacaatattgAATCTTATCTAAACTAATAAgaatatcatttattttatctGAACTAATGAAAACTAATTagccattttttaaatttactacctaattttaaaatattattaatcgaaaaatatatataaatataattatcttAAGAAATCCAATTTATGAATGCTGATAGTCTAAAGtcgttaaaaaaaattcatcaagttctaattataaaaaaatactactTTAAGCCCACTAAAGGCCTGTAACTATTATAGGTAGGATTTGTCGCTTGGGCCCATTTACGGCTCTCTTTCGTGCACCGTACGTACGTACCCTAAAATTTCTCTTATTATGAGGGCACTGAGACTCCTTTAGGGTTTTTACAAACCTAGCAGCCACTGTCGCGTTTTATCGTTTGTTCCGATTTGCAGACAAGGATGAAGGTTACCGCTGCTTTTCTCCTCGCGAAACTCGGTGGAAACGAGAGCCCAACCAAAGATGATTTGAAGAGCATCTTCGAGTCCGTTGGTGCTGAGTTCGACGAGGTGAAGACAgatctcttcttttctctgGTGAAGGATCACGACTTGACGGAGCTGATCGCGGCTGGGAGGGAGAAGATGGCGGCACTCTCATCCGGTGGGCCAGCTGTTGCTATGGTGGCTGGAGCTGGAGGAAACGCTCCTTCCGCGGCTGAGCCGGTGGCTGAATCCAAGAAGGTtgaggaagagaaagaggaatCTGACGATGGTGAAGGCATGATGAGTCTCTTTGATTGATTCAGTTTATCTTATCTGATTAAGTACTATGGTCTCGTatggtttaatagttttaatttcttttaagaCCTTTAAATATACTGTGCATGGATCTTTCTTATGCTCCTTAGTCATGCTTATGCTTTGAGTATGAAATTAGTTCTGAATGCTATTAATTGTGACTTTGATAAATCATGTAAAAGTTGTTTATGGTCGCAAATCATACATTTGAGTAGTTACGTTTCAGTTCTTTAGTTTAGGGATAATTATCTAAGAACTTATTCGATCAAATCTTCTCTATATGAGTTTACGTATAGTATGTGGAGTGAGAAGttgtttttaacttttcatTAAAGTACGTACCCAAAGAGATAAATTGGCTTTTTAGTTAAATGAGTTTTGGCGATCTAAATCTGTCGGTGGAGCTTGGATTATGACTAACCTTTCGATGTTTAATCTGCCTTCATATGTAACAAAGAAATGATTAACCAAAGAGCTCTAAATTGAGTAATATAGACAACCTGACAGCTGAGTGTTTAAGATGTTTATCTTGTTATTATGCATAATCATTTTGAAGAGAACTGTCATCTTAATCTGTCAAGTATTCGGTTTTTGAAAGTTGCACTTGAATCAATTAACATGTGTGTATGTTAGAAGTCCTTGATACGGGCAGTGGTTTCATGTTGTTTGTTATGGAACCACTCAATCTTGTAGAAAGTTATGAAACAACCACTGAGAGCATCTCTAatgtaaaactccattttttcatccaaaatggagtaaaagtaaaTATGGAACAAAAATGCTCCAACCCTATTTCATTTCTTACTGCTGATGGAGATGCCCTAACTAAACAGTTTCTTCCTCACTACTACTTAAGCTTTATCGCATTAATCTCAAAACTGTGAGAGTTATGCTCTAGTTTCTGCCATTACTGCCGAATTTGAAGTTCTCTCATTTGATGGTATCATGGAACACTACAAGAAAGCAGCTAGTTTCTTACGGACGATTTCGTCGGAAATCCGTCGGAATAAGCCATTTCCGACAAATTTCCGACGAGAACAGTCGTCGGTTATAACTCGTCGGAAAtaaaaacactacaagaaaacacaccaaATTCCGatggaggttccgacggacaccaaggtcgtcggacatttgcgacggaatactgacaaatttccgaccaaatccaaaaaaatgaagtcgtcggaattctgtcaaccatttccgacggaattccgacgacatacggttcgtcggaattttccgacgacttttcgacgacattccgataaaaaatgtaaccgttgtagtcgtcggaagttcgtcggtatattccgacggaattccgacgacattccgattaacagcaaagtcgtcggaattccatcggtattttccgacggaattccgacgaaccatgtgaccgttgccgacaaatacatatgaccgttgtatagccgtttgggattggacaattccgacggaattccgacggacttctttatatccgtcggaatttcgtcggaaagtcgtcggaggtccgtaagcaatttcctataaatacaacccctcctcattcaactcattcacacttcattctctcttcattctctttagtcataacaattccgtgaaaatcatgtcttcagaagtttattatcgttcgtggatggataaacctcatttggatccgaacaccaatttgcttacggaagaatacgttcaagggattggagaattcatgaggcttgttcaacagcaaccggatgcaaaaagtggtatgttaagatgtccctgctcttcttgcaataataataaggttataaaagaatttgatgtttggactcatttgtatatgaaagggttttcacgtaattataaagtttggtaccttcatggggaaactggttatgaatatggtagtactagcgaacctcagcctgttagtgaacctcagcctgatattaggttagaagaatctagaacggatatagattatggtgtaggtactgagcagatggtacatgatcattatagaggggaagaaccaaaccccgagtctaggagattttttgacatgttggatgcaggaaaacaacctttgtatcaaaattgtagagatggtcattcagtcttatcatctgcaactagattaatgggtattaagacagactataatttggctgaagaatgtatggatgcgattactgattttgtcaaaggtattctacctgaggataaccttgcaccgggttcatactacgaggttcagaaacttgttgcaggtcttcaactaccgtatgaagtgatagatgtatgtattgacaactgcatgatctactggagagcggatgagacacggaatgtatgcaaattttgtgggaaacctcgttatcaggagacgaggggaagagttccgatcccattcaaaagaatgtggtatttgcctttgacggaaagattgaagaggttgtatcagtgtgagcgcacagcaaaagcaatgagatggcatgcagagcattccacaaatggtgagattagacatccttcagatgcaaaggcttggaaacatttccagtcaacatatccagaatttgcggaagagagaagaaatgtttatcttggattatctactgatggtttcagcccatttggaaagcatggaaggcagtattctctatggccagttattgtgacaccgtacaacttacggccgagcttgtgcatgcgacgagagtttttgtttctctcaattctagtccccgggccagatcatcctaaaagatcactagatgtgtttcttcaaccactaatatatgagttgcaacaactatgggcgcatggttttgagacatacgatgtttcgcgcaaagaaaactttcagatgcgggcagtacttatgtggacaataagtgactttccagcatatggtatgttatctggatggacaacacatgggaagctatcatgtccatattgtcaagatgacacagatgctttccaactaaagaacggaaggaaaacgtgttggtttgactgtcacagacgatttctaccacctgatcatccataccgcaggagtaagacttcgtttacgaagaacaagcaggtgtttgatggtccacctgaggaagttagtgggaaagatttgttgaagcagtttaggtattttgatgcagaaaggacgccagatgtaggtggacatgaaaacattcgagtcaatgcggttggagagctacataactggcacaaaaagagtattttctgggatctaccatattgggagagtcatctattgcggcataatttagatgtcatgcatattgagaagaacttcttcgataatctgatgaacacagtccttaacatccaaggtaaaacgaaggataatttgaagtcaaggttggatttagtcgatatttgtgatcgttctgaacttcacgttgatgagaacggtacggccccttttcccatttatcggctagatggtgctagaaaagaagagttctttgattggattacagagaaagtgaaatttcctgacggatatgcatcaaatttggggaactgcgttgatagaagcgaaggaaagtttactggcttgaagagtcatgattgtcatgtaattatgcagcgcctccttccgtttgccttttcagcattattgccacgtaatgttcatgaagcaattgcagggattagtgtttttttccgtgacttatgcagcagagtattgactgaagagggtattaataatttgaagacaaacgcaccagtcagcatgtgcaaccttgagaagatatttcctccatcattctttgatgtaatggaacatcttgctattcatctcgcaagagaattggaacttggtggtcctgtgcagtacagatggatgtatatttttgagcgttatatgcatcatctgaagaagatggtcaaaaatcaaagcagggtggaaggatctatagtggcacaggtgatcaatgaagaaactgcaatctttgctgaaaattattttccaccagaagtgcaaacaaaacaccgaagacctgctcggcatgatgatagaggggagagagcaacatatcatgttactgtcccaagcatgttcaaggaaataggacgacttagtggaaaattcacgaagcggagacttacggacactgagaacgctcatttgcaaacatatttgctcaccaactgtgaagatgttctacaatatgagaggtaaaaatatttattcatttattgttagattaatattcaataaatttatttcatattgataatatttttgtatatagtgtatatatggcggagttgcgtatgactcacaggcatgcaacagaagatgagcttcgacaacttagagataacggatttgctgcgtggcttcgtagttatgtgagtcatatatcctattaccctatgcaaatgattagtttaaatttaatatatataaactaattaattttgcaatcatatatgtttttttttataggtgaatgatggtttggccagaggtcttgtgttcgatgattggatacgcgaatttgtgcagggaccaaactatgtggtcaaatcatatcctaaattttgtacgcgaggatatgcattcacaaggaaaggtcattctaagacaacatatgatgctggtgtttcatcttcttctggtgacgatgtctactacggcaacataaaagaaatattggaaatccaatttcctggaatggttggattgcgttgtgtagtattctattgtgattggtatgacaccaccccagatagaggagtgaagattgatgcgtttggtgttacatcagttcattcgcggcggaaacttcaatattatgatcccttcattcttggttcgcaagctgatcaggtatgtcaatatattcataattttttaccaatataattaattaatgttatatattgaactaatactttgtataattgatatgtataggtgtgctacatcagttaccctcgggtgacgtacagagacgatccatgggttactgtaacgcaaatcaacccaagaggacgagtggatggaacttctgatgatgatgaaccattgcaaccagagtctaccagcaacgcccaggcagttgaagatttggaaaatgttcaactcgttgagaatttgactgtgtttggacatgatgctgtcgtacattcagagccggaagccgaggttggggagtttgatgaagattcagaagattctgattagttttttttttttttttttttttaatggtccgtcggaaatccctcgcaatataccgacgacatagcgacgacaacgggtttcattgaaaattggaaaggtcgtcggtatttcgtcggaaaataccgacgacattccgacgaacttgtcgagttcgtcggaatgtcgtcggtattttccgacgaaataccgacgacatgtttttctataaagtttcaatcataaaaatctataaatttagatgccaaaactatgaaaataacacataataagtgtttagtatagtattagatcgcaaccgttcaaatataacaactcattaaaatatttatgtatgcatatcattgttttcataacatctcatcttaacattatgtacttatacaatcatatttatataagcttacactacaaaaaatattgttgtgtaaaatcgtgttataaaacatttttattgttaaatctttatgcaaatactatatatattatcaaaggtttggattttgcatttagaaacttgaaaagaacaccctaaacactaagtcgtcggaattccgtcggaatataccgacggaatgtgtccgtcggaaaatactgacggacacgttccgtcggaatttcaattagcccgggagaaccaaaccgcttgaaaattttcgcgaatcggcatttggtatattttaaatataccgacggaataccgacgaacccgtgtccgtcggaatccacggaaataaaaacccttctcctttcttcttcgttatctccgcggcctctctctctctcaaaactctccggcgatttcggcgatttcggcgactctccggcgattccggcctctcttcaccggcgaatcctctcctcaccctcctatctcttccccaaaccccaaatcatgtaagaatcatcccaaaccttttttttttcaattgtttagggttttggaagttgatctcggattttaggttgtttgattgaacattttaggattgaatggatagtttaggatatataagttaggattgttgttttagttttttttggaacattttttgatttttaaaaacgttttttgattttttaaaacgtttttttttatttttaaaaacgttttttgatttttaaaaacgttttttgatttttaaaaacgttttttgatttttaaaaacgttttttgatttttaaaaacgtttttttgaaaaaaatataaatatttaacaccatttttcttcatttataaattttaacaacatttttctatatttataaattttttataattttgtatacatatatatatatatgtaaatcatgtatagtaaaaattttaaaattttaaaattttttatattttttttaagtttccactaataaatatttaacaacattttttttttaaaatataaatatttaacaacatttttcttcatttataaatttttaacaacatttttctatatttataaattttttataattttgtatacatatatatatatatatataaaaggtttaatagttttttttaaaacgtttataaaaccttttgtaaatatataaatgaaaatatgtttgatgggttaattttttttttttagggccgaggatgaagcccgccccgcagcccgtcttcgacgtagttcggtgagcggttcccgtgcatcggtatcgtctcatgactcggttcccgcatatattcccgctccagctccctctgcccctcacgctgcccctcacgctgctgctcaacaggatccgggggtcatgccggttcatctattggttcaacaaccaggtcgagagcatctcccgtttctccaactcaacccacgacgaggccatagcacttggttagtatttttttttatttgtaccgttatattttttgctttaattaacttgctaacttgtatttttttttaaaggttcaccaagtcgaaaaatggcattagccggagcatcaaccagatgatgtactccatgctccgttttggatatccaaagtggagtgtgatcccttccgacgaacgagagttgtggtttcgtcagtttgcggtatagtaacccttcattttttttaagtttttacatttttttacatatatttacttattaaattgtgtttgttttgtagcaagagttcaactggcactccgatcttacggaaacagtccgtaagaaattcaacgaaaaggccatggactcttacacaaagcagataaacgcgtggaagacagtttggcagaagaacaagaagccacggttcatcaacggggggtgtgggagcagttgatagctcattgggagagggaagacactgcagagacgtcttctaggaactccaggaaccggaagagcgatcgtggcgggaaaggtatgtatgtgcacaacctcggcgcttgctccatgtctactaaggaggatgaacttgtaagttttttattattatttatctttatattttttaaataaatattttatatattttttggctaataatggcggtttttttagatcgaagcaaatgacggtaatcccgttgatcgtctccaactcattaaggtggctcacactaacaagacgacgggtcaaattcaggaccccgtgatcagaggtgtagttgatttggtggaagctgagatagtttctcaatctcagcctctctctgatgacggcgactccacgggagcttcaaccaacctgtctctattgcaaataaatgagatggttgaaaaggtaattttttttattaatatattttttttataatgtcgattacttacttgtccatatttacttactttaaatatttttgtaggcggttcctaaaaggaaaggaggccgtttagttgggttggcccgtcgtgcttcttcgtatccggcatcttcttcgcaagctccgtatgccgatcccatgattctcgaggagctacatgacaaagatgaacggattggggcattggaggagcagaacaccactatcctttcggagaatgccactatccgttcggagaatgccactatccttgctgagttggcatcccagaagaagttcaacaccgagattatgcagaagctagatcgtttgatgtcttcgagttcatcttagtttatttcggctttataaaactttcggaatgttttttttttctatttcggtttgtatgaattttaaactttatgaatgtttttttcctatttcggtttttatgaatttaaattttataatattattagttttaaatttccaattttttaaatttattaatatcaaaaaatatataaaaatgcaaaattaatttgtaaaaaaaaaagggtatataccgacggacaacggtcgtcggaatataccgacggacatatatccgtcggaatttaccgacaaactcatttccgtcggaatataccgacgaacgtggttcgtcggtatattccgacgaccgatgtccgtcggtaaattccgacgcccaaagttcgtcggaataaaccgaggaaccacgttcgtcggaattgtagttttccgatgaactctggtctcgtgtagccgcatcgtaatatcgtcggaagttcgtcagaatgatgtttctcggtattcgtcagaaagtcgtcggaatttctgacgaaattccgacgaattttttttttccgacgaaaagataccgacggacgggttcgtcggaaattcgtcggaatagaccgattccgacgaatttccgacgatttcggccatcagaatccccctgttttcttgtagtgaaatttCGTCAGAATTTCGTCAAAATTtctgacgaatttccgacgaaatccGATGGACATATTTCTGCcaaaattccgacgaaaaaaATTCCGACAAAACTCCGACAgacagaattccgacggacaaatttccgacgaaattccgacggacagatttccgacaaaattccgacgaacataTTTCCGACggactttataaattatttttttaaaaaataaaacagattttatttaaatatttttggtaaatatttttaattcattaaatatatataaaattttaaaattagaaaaatgtttttttaagataattattttttaaaatcatttataataaatatttttaattctttatatatatataattaaaattagaaaaacatttttgtagtataattgtttttaaaatcctttataataaatgtttttataaatttttaaaaatataaaatggtttataaattgaaaatattttaaaacaaggagaaaacgtttttaaaaatttttaaaaactttttgtaATTGAAACCCTTTTCTACTAActgaaaaacattttaattaaatcttaaaaaacacaaaaacattttattgattgaaaaggtttttaaaaaggtgaaaaggttttgataaattttagaaaccagaaaacgttttataaattataacaaacttaaaatgttttttatagaaacttaaaatgttttataaaaagctTAAAacgttatataaaattataaaaacgttttgaaacaataaaagataataaaaacttgaaagcattatatatatatatatatatttttttttttttaaataaaaattttcaataattataaatacacaaaaaatgttcttataaaaatatttaacatataatttctaaaatCTTAACATCTAAAAGTTTCAATctacaaacaaaacaacaacctaaaacaaaatctaacaacatataactCCTAAAACTATCAATTCTATCCTAAATCTTCAGATTCAAAACCTAAAATCCATAATTCTAACATTCCAACCTAAAAAAATGTAATCTAAAGAAGGGTTTAGATGACTTACATGATTGGGGAAGAGATTTGGAGGATTTGGGGTCGGAGTCACAGatttgtgagagagagagagaggagtaaGACCGTAAAGATTGCagaggagaagagaaaaaatgaggaagaagaagaagggtcggcttatgtattaaaaataaaccGACGGACAGTTTCCGTCAGAATTTCCGTCAGAATTCGGCCGGT
This genomic stretch from Brassica napus cultivar Da-Ae chromosome C9, Da-Ae, whole genome shotgun sequence harbors:
- the LOC106400193 gene encoding 60S acidic ribosomal protein P2-3 is translated as MKVTAAFLLAKLGGNESPTKDDLKSIFESVGAEFDEVKTDLFFSLVKDHDLTELIAAGREKMAALSSGGPAVAMVAGAGGNAPSAAEPVAESKKVEEEKEESDDGEGMMSLFD